The segment AGGAGTTAATCCCCTCTCCTTACCCCACCTCATTAACTCGTCCTTACCGACCCCTCCACGCCCAGCTATGAATGATAATAAGTCGCTCGCGATCGAATCCATCTTGTTTTCACTGGGCTCCTCATGTTTCGGAGCGGCGTCATCCCCGAAAAGAAATGAGGTTATGCTAGCATTGCTTCCACTGCTTGCTTCTTTCTTTGATCGCTTAGGCACATATATGATTCGACGCTTATCTAAATAAACTTTATCCAATATATTCCTCACGATTAACCAAGTTTTGGGCCTTGCCGTTCCTCAAGTAATTCACTAGATTCCTCACGGCGCTCATCACTACCTCCCTATTCACTTCCTCGCTATAGGTTGCTCCACCAGCTATGTGGGGAGTCCCCAGCACATTGGGTAGCGATAATAAGTTGGTGCGCGGCTTCATCACGCTTTCTCCAGCCCCATAGCTCCACCAAACATCTGTGCCGAATCTAATTCCGGGCCTCCTCTCAAGCACGTGGTACAAGTCCTCCTCATCTATTGTTTCTCCTCTGCCAACATTGACTAGTATAGACTCGTCCTTCATGTTCTCCAGGAAAGCCCTATTTATTAAGCCTCTCGTGAAGCGGGTTAATGGGAGCGACACTATTATTACATCAGCCTTACCCGCCAATGCTGGGGCATCATTGGTTGTATGCACTTCATCAATATATGGCGCCGGCGATCCACTCCTATTAATGCCGATAACCGCCATATTGAATCCCTCCTTACCTATGCGAGCCGCTTCCCCGCCTATCCCCCTAGTGCCGAGCACTAGAAGGGTTTTTCCATGTATTAGGTATGGTTTTGAGTAAGGACTAGTAATATACTTGACCCTATCGGGCGTTGTATTATTGAGGCCCTTGGCTAGTGTGAGAACCAAGCTCCATGCGAATTCCGCCACGGGCTTCGAGTAGGCCCCCGCATTGCTCAGCACTACCACGTTAGGCGGAATCTTATTGAATGGCAAGTGATCAACCCCCGCAGAGAAGGTCTGGATAACCCTGAGGTTCCGCGCCTCATCTATATGGGATCCCAAGTCAAAGTCGCCCATGCACCAACAAAGCAGTGCCTCCGCATCCTTAAGCGAATCATCATCTATACCTGAAACTTCGAACCCATGCTCACTTAGGTAATTCTCCGCATCCCTTGGTAATGTGATTGTGCTCGCTATTTTTCGGCTCATGCGC is part of the Thermocladium sp. ECH_B genome and harbors:
- a CDS encoding hydroxyacid dehydrogenase — protein: MSRKIASTITLPRDAENYLSEHGFEVSGIDDDSLKDAEALLCWCMGDFDLGSHIDEARNLRVIQTFSAGVDHLPFNKIPPNVVVLSNAGAYSKPVAEFAWSLVLTLAKGLNNTTPDRVKYITSPYSKPYLIHGKTLLVLGTRGIGGEAARIGKEGFNMAVIGINRSGSPAPYIDEVHTTNDAPALAGKADVIIVSLPLTRFTRGLINRAFLENMKDESILVNVGRGETIDEEDLYHVLERRPGIRFGTDVWWSYGAGESVMKPRTNLLSLPNVLGTPHIAGGATYSEEVNREVVMSAVRNLVNYLRNGKAQNLVNREEYIG